Proteins encoded within one genomic window of Salipaludibacillus agaradhaerens:
- the ftsY gene encoding signal recognition particle-docking protein FtsY yields MSFFKRLKATITDQTDSVTEKFKDGLSKTRHSFVGAMNELIKDYRKVDEDFFEELEEILISADVGVHTVLTLIDELKDEVKRRNIKDAKDIQPVISEKLAELLQKSDDETELKLKEDGLTIILFVGVNGVGKTTTIGKLAHKFKQEGKKVILAAGDTFRAGAIEQLEVWGERAGVDVIKQQSGSDPAAVMYDAVHSAKSKGADILLCDTAGRLQNKVNLMNELEKVKRVLTKEVPDAPHEVLLVLDATTGQNAMSQAKTFGKATDVSGIVLTKLDGTAKGGIVLAIRHELDIPVKLVGLGEGIDDLQTFQADQYVHGLFADVLEQAEEVAKE; encoded by the coding sequence ATGAGTTTTTTTAAAAGATTAAAAGCAACAATTACTGACCAAACGGACTCCGTGACCGAGAAATTCAAAGATGGATTATCCAAAACACGCCATTCATTCGTCGGTGCCATGAATGAATTGATTAAGGATTATCGTAAAGTAGATGAGGATTTTTTCGAGGAACTAGAAGAAATCCTTATATCAGCTGATGTGGGCGTTCACACTGTATTAACATTAATTGATGAGTTGAAAGATGAAGTGAAAAGACGAAACATTAAAGATGCCAAAGACATTCAACCAGTCATTTCTGAAAAATTAGCAGAGCTTCTGCAGAAGTCGGATGATGAAACTGAACTAAAGTTAAAAGAAGATGGGTTAACGATCATTCTCTTTGTAGGCGTAAATGGTGTAGGTAAAACAACGACGATAGGGAAGCTGGCTCACAAATTTAAGCAAGAAGGAAAAAAAGTCATTCTTGCAGCTGGAGATACATTTAGGGCTGGGGCAATCGAGCAGTTAGAAGTATGGGGGGAGCGAGCAGGTGTTGATGTGATCAAGCAGCAGTCCGGATCAGACCCAGCGGCTGTTATGTATGACGCTGTCCATTCGGCTAAGTCAAAAGGAGCCGATATCCTCCTTTGTGATACAGCTGGCCGCTTACAAAATAAAGTGAACTTAATGAACGAGTTAGAAAAAGTAAAACGTGTATTAACAAAAGAGGTGCCTGATGCCCCGCACGAAGTTTTACTTGTGTTAGATGCGACCACTGGCCAAAATGCTATGAGTCAGGCTAAAACTTTCGGTAAAGCGACGGATGTTTCAGGGATCGTTTTAACAAAGCTTGATGGGACAGCTAAGGGGGGGATCGTTCTTGCCATCAGGCATGAACTCGATATCCCTGTTAAACTTGTAGGTCTTGGAGAAGGAATCGATGACTTACAGACATTCCAAGCTGACCAATATGTGCACGGCTTATTTGCTGATGTTCTAGAGCAAGCAGAAGAAGTTGCAAAAGAATAG
- a CDS encoding putative DNA-binding protein — protein MIEKTIRMNYLYDFYQSLLTNKQNHYMKLYYLDDWSLGEISEHFDVSRQAVYDNIKRTEALLEEYERKLQLFLKYEQRQKHFNTLKVMIQENESPDRIVQIVGLLEELE, from the coding sequence TTGATTGAAAAGACAATCCGCATGAACTATTTGTATGATTTTTATCAATCTCTATTAACAAATAAACAAAACCATTATATGAAATTGTATTATCTGGATGATTGGTCACTCGGTGAGATCTCAGAGCATTTTGATGTGAGCCGCCAAGCGGTCTACGACAATATAAAAAGAACAGAAGCGTTGTTGGAGGAATATGAAAGAAAGCTTCAGCTCTTTTTAAAGTACGAACAGCGGCAGAAACACTTTAACACGTTAAAAGTGATGATTCAGGAGAACGAAAGTCCCGATCGTATAGTCCAGATTGTTGGATTACTCGAGGAACTGGAATAG
- the ffh gene encoding signal recognition particle protein: MAFEGLAERLQSTLKKIRGKGKVSEQDVKEMMREVRLALLEADVNFKVVKKFVNDVKERAVGQEVLESLTPGQQVIKVVNEELTKLMGGEQSKIASASKPPTVIMMVGLQGAGKTTTTGKLANHLRKNHNRNPLMVAADIYRPAAIKQLETLGKQLDMPVFSLGDQVSPVEIAKQAIAKAKEEHHDYVLIDTAGRLHVDEKLMNELEDIKAVASPDEILLVVDAMTGQDAVNVAENFNERLDITGAILTKLDGDTRGGAAISVKAVTGTPVKFAGMGEKIDALEPFHPERMASRILGMGDVLTLIEKAQTNVDEKKAKELERKMRTNELTFDDFLEQLSQVRNMGPLDELLNMMPGAGKMKGLKNAQVDEKQLTHIEAIVKSMTKAEREDPDLLNASRRKRIAKGSGTSIQEVNRLIKQFGEMKKMMKQMTGMQKGKGKKKGGLGGMKFPFM, encoded by the coding sequence ATGGCATTTGAAGGATTAGCTGAACGCCTGCAAAGTACACTCAAGAAAATTCGTGGCAAAGGAAAAGTGTCTGAGCAGGATGTTAAAGAAATGATGCGTGAAGTCCGTCTCGCATTGCTTGAAGCAGATGTTAACTTTAAAGTGGTTAAAAAGTTTGTAAACGATGTGAAGGAACGGGCCGTTGGCCAGGAAGTCTTAGAAAGCTTAACACCGGGACAACAAGTTATTAAAGTAGTTAATGAAGAACTCACAAAGCTTATGGGCGGTGAACAAAGTAAAATTGCTAGTGCCTCTAAGCCTCCGACTGTTATCATGATGGTCGGGCTTCAAGGTGCAGGGAAGACAACGACCACGGGAAAGCTAGCTAACCATCTAAGAAAAAACCATAATAGAAACCCTTTAATGGTTGCGGCGGATATTTATCGGCCCGCGGCTATAAAACAGCTTGAAACGCTAGGAAAACAATTGGATATGCCTGTGTTCTCATTAGGTGACCAAGTGAGTCCAGTTGAGATAGCTAAGCAGGCGATCGCAAAAGCAAAAGAAGAGCATCATGATTATGTTTTAATTGATACAGCTGGCCGGCTTCATGTTGACGAAAAGTTAATGAATGAACTTGAAGACATTAAAGCGGTCGCTTCTCCAGACGAGATCCTTCTCGTCGTAGATGCTATGACAGGGCAAGATGCTGTTAACGTAGCGGAAAACTTCAACGAACGCCTGGACATAACGGGGGCCATACTCACGAAACTCGATGGTGATACACGTGGAGGGGCTGCTATTTCAGTTAAAGCTGTCACGGGTACACCAGTGAAATTTGCAGGGATGGGTGAAAAAATTGATGCTCTTGAACCATTCCATCCTGAGCGCATGGCATCACGTATTTTAGGCATGGGCGATGTACTCACGTTAATTGAAAAAGCCCAAACAAACGTAGATGAAAAAAAAGCTAAAGAATTAGAAAGAAAAATGCGTACGAACGAGTTAACATTTGATGACTTTCTTGAACAGCTTTCACAAGTACGCAACATGGGGCCGTTGGATGAACTGCTAAACATGATGCCTGGTGCAGGTAAAATGAAAGGTCTTAAAAATGCTCAAGTGGATGAAAAACAACTCACCCACATTGAAGCCATTGTTAAATCAATGACGAAAGCAGAACGGGAAGACCCAGACCTTTTAAATGCCAGTCGGCGAAAACGTATTGCTAAAGGAAGCGGGACCTCTATTCAAGAAGTCAACCGTCTCATTAAGCAATTTGGTGAAATGAAAAAAATGATGAAACAAATGACAGGTATGCAAAAAGGTAAAGGGAAGAAAAAAGGTGGCTTAGGCGGCATGAAATTCCCTTTCATGTAG
- the rpsP gene encoding 30S ribosomal protein S16 produces MAVKIRLKRMGAKKSPFYRVVVADSRSPRDGRFIEEIGTYNPLKNPIEFNVDEEKALKWMLEGAKPSDTVRNLFSNVGLMEQLHNAKNAK; encoded by the coding sequence ATGGCAGTTAAAATTCGTTTAAAGCGAATGGGAGCAAAGAAATCTCCGTTCTATCGTGTGGTTGTAGCGGATTCCCGTTCCCCACGTGATGGTCGTTTTATTGAAGAAATTGGAACTTATAACCCTTTGAAAAATCCAATTGAGTTTAACGTTGATGAAGAAAAAGCGTTAAAATGGATGCTTGAAGGTGCGAAGCCTTCCGATACTGTTCGTAACCTGTTCTCAAACGTTGGTCTTATGGAACAACTTCACAACGCGAAGAACGCTAAATAA
- a CDS encoding KH domain-containing protein, with protein MKELVESIAKALVDHPEDVRVTEVENGRSLTLKLEVHEDDMGKVIGKQGRIAKAIRSVVNAAGANQNKRVQLEIG; from the coding sequence ATGAAAGAGCTGGTTGAATCAATTGCGAAAGCGCTAGTAGATCACCCTGAAGACGTTCGTGTAACTGAGGTAGAGAATGGCCGTTCACTCACATTGAAACTGGAAGTACACGAAGATGATATGGGGAAAGTGATCGGTAAGCAAGGGCGTATAGCAAAAGCAATCCGTTCGGTTGTTAATGCAGCTGGAGCGAACCAAAACAAGCGTGTTCAGTTGGAAATTGGTTGA
- a CDS encoding YlqD family protein, with translation MEIIKKVVVKQILTDESRTKLKEQFLARQYQITKELKQLEFVLHKKMKENTSANYQASLKESFNKETARRKERLRQLELKLGQLDELELGAELREGTIQMIEQVEEGDNWEEIMKGTEIVIKDGMVHELRHGGVQDD, from the coding sequence TTGGAAATTATAAAAAAAGTGGTCGTGAAGCAAATTTTAACAGATGAAAGTCGGACGAAATTAAAAGAGCAGTTTCTTGCACGACAATATCAAATTACAAAAGAACTTAAACAGTTAGAATTTGTATTACATAAAAAAATGAAAGAAAATACAAGTGCTAATTATCAAGCATCCCTTAAGGAAAGTTTTAATAAAGAAACAGCTCGACGAAAGGAAAGGTTGCGTCAGTTGGAGCTTAAACTCGGTCAGTTAGATGAGCTTGAGTTGGGTGCAGAATTAAGAGAAGGTACGATTCAAATGATCGAACAAGTTGAGGAAGGCGATAATTGGGAAGAGATTATGAAAGGGACTGAAATCGTCATTAAAGATGGTATGGTTCATGAACTTCGTCACGGAGGCGTCCAAGATGACTGA